CGTCTACCACCCCAGGAGTTTTACTcattcctgccattccagctTGTTGCTCCCAAGAGTCCAGCTGTGGCACTGGGATCGGCTGCCCCAGGGGGTTTGTGAGGCAAAGCCTCtcttccatcccttcctgtcTCGGCAGCCATCACCGCGTGTTCCCCGAGCccgcgccacagcgccccctgcaggCGCGGAGGAATCACCACACccgccctgcccggccgggagccACCAGCGCCcctgccggccgtgcccggaACTGCAGCCAAGGGGAAAGCGCCTGCGGCCGAGACAAGGCTGGCCCTGGTGTCTGGTTCTGTTTGGTGCTGCTGCCCGGGTGTTGTTTGTTTGAGTTGTTACACAGACTAGAAAAGAACTGTTATTGCTATTCTCATATAtgtgcctgaaagccccttaatttcaaagttataacAATTTGGAGGGAAAggatttacattttccattccaagggaggggCCTGCCTCCCTTAGAAGACACCTGTTTTTCAAACCAAGATGGTGGCCTTGCTTGGAACTTTGCTTCCAGGAGGCTTCAGCCAGGTCCAACTTCTGTTGCCACAGGAGGAGGTTTCAGGCTGAAATTTTAGTACTTGACCCTGAACAGAgtcacagctccagctgtgacACATCTGTGCCTGTATCTGGCCATGGACCTGACCAAGTTCAATTTGGACTCTGACATATGTGTGACTTGCCAGCGTGACTCGGGGCTTTCCTTACCTCTACGAGCACTCCTGGTGATTGCTGGATATTGTTGAACCTTGAATACTGTCATGAGGCCTCATCCTGACCTTGACTCACTGACTTGTCTTTCTAACTTGGCTCCAAACACATGTAAGACAGAAGCTCAAGGCAGAACATGAACAGGACATCATGAAGTTTTTGCATGTTTGCAGATCTGAAACCTTATTGGGATTTTGGAGAAAGCTGGGGTAGGTTTCCTGTCTGTGGTGTACAGTAGATGTGCAGGACAGAGGGCAAAATTGCAACCTGAACTCCATAAATGCAGACTTTTGTTGCCTTAGGGATCTGCCAGGAAGAATCCTTTGGGAAAGTGCCCTGTGGGTTCAAAGAGGCCCAAGGAGAATGCAATATACCACAGTTCAGATCTCCAGATAATAACATTATGGAAATGACTGTAACTAGCTCCATTTGTTCAACTTGGCAGAGACATGATGTAGATCTACCAAGGACTTTAGGCTGTTGTAATTTTTTgagcatttattttcaaatcttACAGCATTATATCttattttgagatttttcaAAGTTGCATATGCCCTTTATTGAAGccaaaatgttttcctgttgacttttaaatgtaataaattaaatttattttatactctatTAAATCAGCCTGAAATGGTTCTTTCCTTCTGAATTGTTTACTCACCTAAATTTACTTTATACTCCCTTGTACCCCCTGTTATACGAAAAGTTTTTTGCTATAGTGAGAAGGTTACAAGATCCCAAGCACTGTCCCCATGTTTTACAAAGCCAGATCCAGACAGCTAAAGAATGGACTCAGCGCTGGCCAAGCCTGAACTTCTCAGTGGCACTGGTCAAGCCTTCATAAGAACATATAAGAAAAGGCAAAACACTGCACAGGAAGTGTGggatgaagaaaaacagaaccaGTGGGTTACATTAAAAATCCAGGAAACTCAAGTCTCAGAGAAGAAGATGGAGGAGGTAACTCTGGTGATGGGATAGAGattccctgcagcccatgggaggGATGATTCCTGCAGTGCACGGAAGACCCACGCCAGACCAGATGGAAATCTGCAGCAGGAGTGTGGCCCCTGGAACAGCCTTATCCAGAaggactgcagcctgtggaCAGGACTCTCATGGGAGCAGATCTCGAAAGACTTCAGGCTGTGGGATGGTGTAGCAGGGCATCTTACCCCCCATAACAGTTAATCTGTTTTTGGTTAACTGGTCAGATAACTTAAACAGGACAAGCTCTCCTGTTGAGAGTTATTTGGGTCTCATGGGCCACAGCAAACTTCCACAAAACAGAAATCTTCTGTACATTCCATGGAAATGTGTGGAGTTTCTCCTGTGAGTAGGGATACTGCTTTGTGGTTACTCCCATGGAGTTAAGTAAAGGAATATGTACAATATAATCATTTATGTGGCAAGTTACATTTAACTTCTAATCAATTCTATATCTTTTTCTAGCTTTAGTACCTTGATATAGTGCACTGTTTTATGTTATGCTGTAATCTACTAGTAGTGCTTTAATTTAATACCTTGTGGTAAGTAATTCTGATTAAGATCTTCCATCtgtcattttttgtttgttcatttgtcTTAATAAATAACTCATCTTTCATAAATCTATCTGATTCGCCATTGTTAAAACTTGTGGGACAAAGTGGCAAAACTTCAGCTGTTGATAGTCTAGGGCTAAGATAAGATCCAGCCCCCCCTGAACTCCTCTCTCTGAGAAGGGTTTAGAGAACAAGAGGAGTCTTCTTGGCACCTCGTGACTCAGTGGCCAGGCTTCTTTAATAAACTCTGTATGAAGCTCTCACTCCACCTAAGACAGATCAGCTCACATTGaagcagggaaaaatggggggaggaaggaaagacagaaatggACAGTTGTGTTCTTCCCTGTATGttgaataatttttattctgaaatctTTCCTCTTCACTTTCCCAGGCACTGACCAGGCACCCCCGATTGTACTTCTCCTTATGTGTCTTGCGCTAGAACTCTCTGGTGGCACCCAACCTCCATATTTCTATCTCTCCAAATTTCTTGCACAGTGAGCCTGATGGGAGTCCCTGTTAAGAAGGGGAGGTAATTTTGATCAAGTGTAGTTAAAACGTTTGATCCATGAAACAAGAGAAACAAGGTGGAGGAATCCCAGCGTTACAATGCCTGCACTGCAACTTTCCAGGTTCCCTTTCCCTTGGAGCTGGGAAAGATGTCCCCCTgtctgagggtgctgaggcatTGTAATAACTTGCCCAGAAAGGTTTTGGATGCCTCAAGGCGGGAAGTGTGCAAGAGCAGGCTGGACACAGCTTTCAGCATGCCGCTATAGCGGCTGGCATCAGTGCCCATCTGTTGAGGGCAGGAGGAGTGGAAAGAAATGCTCTTGAACTTGCCTTCCAGCCCAACCCATTACCTCTGAAATCTTCCTGCAGGCAGACATCAGCAGTGTGACAAATGTGTTCCGTGTTGGGCAGGACTGAGTCCCCTCTGCACACAGGTGGAGATGACTCAGGCAGACATGGCAGGAGCCACTGGACTCTTCTCCCAGAGCCCATTCCTGCAGCCTTACTTGCAAAGTTTGCCTTTGTGAGCAACCAGGACACATGAGGAAGGCCTGCACCCAGGGAAGTGGCCAGCCTCTACTTCCTGCGGGAAGGAGGAGatgaaattcttttctttttcccagagaatttGTGCATGCATAAGCGCTTCACTTTTGCTTGAGCAAACTGACTTCTACCAAGCTTCAAGTTGGTTTCTGGTTTGTGGcgttttattttatcttctctgcccatggcaggaaggggatggagaGAGCGCCTTGCCGGGCACCATCCATCCAGCCAAGCTCCACCGGGCACAGCTGGTAATCCAGCCCGGGCCAAGAGCAGGAACGAGCTGCAGAAACGCGCCGGGGACTGGTGACCAAAGGGACATGTATTAGAGGGGAAAGCAGACCACAAAGGCTACCTGATGTCCCTAATCCACTTGCAAAATAGGCCAGGCAAAGAGGCTGCATGTCAAAACTCATGggatgtcaccgagaggtgagGGAGAGATGGGCAGGTATACAGGAAGAATGAGAGTGATGCCCTGAGAATTTTGCCACAAAGAAAACCACAGGAATGACACAGGTTTGTGTCATGTGCCTGCTTGGAATGCCACCAGAGCATGATGCGAGCATTCGGCCTACTGTGACGTGGTTATATCCTGGAAATTCTTGGGCCTCTCATCATGGCCCTCAACAGAACTCTCCAGATGGGAACACAGCCGGCAGAAGCCAGGAAATAGAGGCCGCAGTGCAGGAAAGCAGGACACAGCCCCTACCATTAGCTGGGATGGTGCACATTTGACATGAGCTGGTCAGAAAATTATGACTTCCACAAaggtgcctctgggcctgaggcAGGGCAGGACTGCTATAAAAGGCAGCCCCAGTCTCTGCTCTCTCATCCACTTCTctcacctccttctcctcaggaaTCAGGTGAGTGGCAagatcctgctcctgctgcttcaagAGCAGCTCTTTCCTGGCTGTAGGTCTCAGCTGAGAGGGGCTCTTgtagcacagggctgggagctgcttctgctgggagaggacaggGGAGGGAAGGTCTTGTGCAGACAGAGAGAGTTTGGGACTTGGCTGAGAGGGGCTCCTGGGCTTTGAGCTGGGCAGTGCAATGTGAGCCAAGAGCTGCCTTGGCTGCAGGGTGTTTGggtgcagtgctgctcctcatGTTTCCCCACTTTCTGCTCCTCCATGCCCTCTGTGCCAGGTGCACCTGTGACCCCGAGCCATGTCCTGCTGCAAGCCCTGTGACccttgctgccagccctgtggcccctGCCCActggccagcagctgcaatgagtgctgtgtcaggcagtgccagagctcccACGTCGTCATTGAGCCgcctgctgtgctggtgaccctgcccggccccgtcctcagctccttcccacagaaCACCGCCGTGGGATCCTCCACCTCCGCTGCCGTTGGCAACATCCTCAGCTGTGGTGGAGTGCCCATCAGCTCTGGGGGCTTTGACATCTCCTGCATCACCAACTGCTACGGTGGCAGCAGGTGTCGTCCCTGCTAAATCTGCTGGCAACATCCACAGTTAAGAGCCTCCAAGGCCTCGTAGCATGGTTTTGGTCACGAGATAGAGCTTCCGGGCATTGTATTTTGGGCTTTGGACCATCCCTTCCTTCTACTGTCCTCcctttttctgttcctctctcATCAGGCCCGTCTAGTGTGGACTTGTCACCTTTCCTGCCTGTGCAGAGCAGTGTAAAGAGCACCACTTCGGAGCTCCTTCTTAGTGGCTGGTCCTGGTGCTCTCTGTGATacatcttttcttctttgaacTTATTAAAATTATGCTGCATTCAAGCCTCAGCCTTTGAGTAGTATTTTTTGGCAATTTCTCCATTCTGCTCAACAAATTAAGAAACCAATGTGTGGGGCTCACTGCAGAGGATTTTACTTTGACCCCTTTTCCCTTGGAGCTGAAGAAGAACATCCCTGGTTACCTGGCCCCCAAAGGCCATCATGGAGACTTTGGCTCCAAAGGAGGGGTGGGAAACAACAAAGCCTGGGGACGATCTACAACCTCATCTCTTCCTATCCTTCCTTCATTACCTGGCCTAGGGTCTGTGGCCGGCACACATGGGAACCAGCAGATGGGACCTAAACCTCACACAGTCCCTCAGCACTTGGCAGggcccagctgctgcccagtCACACAGGGCTCAGGTGGGTCACAAGTTAGGATTGTTAACACACTCAATCTATGCAGTGGAGTCTCCATCCCATGAAGTCTCCATCACCTACAAAAATATCTGATGTTTTGTTTCAGGTGTCTGTCTTCCCTGTGCAAATGACTTGTGCCTTCACTGCTAATGGGAACAGTTAGGAATGTTTTCATCTGTActtgaaaatttctttttagtCCTTGGCCTTCAGTCCCAGGCAGTTTTCCAAATATCATTCCCTGGGTATCCATGTTCTCTTGGGTGCAGAAAATGAACTCCTGAAGGCATTGCTGGGCTCCAAATACCAGCTCAGGTTCATAGCATTCTGTGATGCATGTGATCTTCCACACATGTTCCTCCTTCCTAGATCTCCAGAGGCTTTGTCCATCTCATGGGGTGCTGGTACATCTTGCTCTGTCCCAAAACCACACTGCTCCAAGTGAGACCTGTTGCCCAAACACTGGTCTCAGTTGCCAGAACCAAACCATCTGCAGTTCTGCTTCACTGTATGTTGACCCCTCCACATGGCTCCTTTTGAGAACCACAACATTAAAAAGTCTATAAGCTACTAGAGAGTGACCAAGGCAGGCCACAAGGAtggagaagggtctggagggatcaaatgaggagtggctgaggtcacttggccCATTCAGCCAGGAGAAGATGAGACTGAGGTCAGACCTCATTGTGGTATTCAACATCCTTCCAATGGGCAACAGAGGGGCTAGAACCAAACTCTTCACTCTCATGATCAGTGACAGAATTTGAGGAAATGGCTGGAGCTGAAGTAGGccaggtttaggctggatatcaggaaaaggttcttcacccagagggtttttggtggttgagcactggaacaggatcCCCAGGAAAGTGGTCTCGGCACCAaacctgacagagctcaagaagtgtttggacaacatTCTCAGGTACTTGGTAAGAGTCTTGGGTGTGTCCTGTgaagggccaggagctggacacGATGCTCCTGATGGGTCCCCTCCAACTCAGCTTCTTCTATGATTCCAAGATTCTATGATTGTGCTGAGAAAGTCTCAGTCCTCATCTACCTCATGGTAGATCCCATTAGATCCCATTTCATTACTAAAATACTGTTATGAGGTCCTCTCCAGGCCTCCCGTTCTTCAGGGAGAAAAGACTGCATTCTTTCAGTCTTTCTGTTGACGGTTaggtttttagggtttttattCTCTCAGGGAATTTTCTTCCAATTTGGTGCCAGGGAGATGATGAATGGACAGTGATCAAGAGACAAAAGACATGGCCAAGTGCCTTGGTATACTGTGGGAACTGTTCTGTGTGTCGGAGGGGGGAAAGAGTTGGGGGTGGAGAAGTGAAGAGGAGTGGGTTTTGGCAGTTTGTTAGCTGGGGGTAGTTCTGTCCTTTGTGGACTGGGAGTAGAGATGGTCATGTGGTGCTTCTTTgccttgaaactctcctgtgCCACTATTTTTTAAACACTGCCATGGACCTCTGCTTATTGCCAGCTTGTGAGTCCTTTTGCTATCAAGAGAGGAACACCAAGAAAGCAACATGGTCCACCTGGATGCCTGGCGGGAGTTGAactttccccccttttccccttgaGCCACTCCAGGAAGGGCAGCCTGGAGCCAGAGCAACACTCCTGCTGGATCTTTTCTCTGTAGGGTAGATCGAAATCGTGATTAAGCCCTGCCTCCCTTCCCAGCATGTACCAGCAGTCATTAACGGTGCCAAAGGCTGATCACCGCTCACGTGGGTGCCGGAGGAGTCAATTCTTCTACTATTTCTTTTCGTTTCATGAATCCGCAagtgatgtcacagaaagaagggaaatgaGAAGCCGAGGTTTGAAtgcaaaaacaattttattgaGTCAGAAGAAGAAGGGGAGGAGGGTCACAGAGGCCACCAGGAGCAGCCACTATGACGCCCCAGTGATTTCGGACGTCCtggcctgcagaggaaaaaagtgcaAGAGGTCTCACTAGGCCGTCCATGAGTGGTGGTAACAGGAAAGGAAtggaacaggaaaaggagagcaagagaagaaggaaacaaTAGTGCAAAGCTCTAAATCCAACGTCTTAAATTTCTGACTTCATTCCAGCACCATGTTGTGAGGTCTTGGAGGTTGTGGCCCAAGGATGTTGGCGGCAGCGTCTTTAGCAAGGACGGCAACATCTGCTGCCACCGTAGCAGTTGGTGATGCAGGAGATGTCAAAGCCCCCAGAGCTGATGGGCACTCCGCCAGAGCTGAGGATGTTGCCAACGGCAGCAGAGGTGGAGGATCCCACGGCGGTGttctgtgggaaggagctgaggacgGCGCCGGGCAGggtcaccagcacagcaggcGGCTCAATGACGACATgggagctctggcactgcctgacacagcactcattgcagctgctggccagcgggcaggggccacagggctggcagcaaggGTCACAGGGCTTGCAGCAGGACATGGCTCGGGGTCACAGGTGCACCTGgcacagagggcagggagggagcagaaagTGGGGGCACatgaggagcagcactgcaccCAAACACCCGGCAGCCAAGGCAGCTCTTGGCCCACATTGCACTGCCCAGCTCAAAGCCCAGGAGCCACCTCAGCCAAgtcccagcctttccctgtcTGCACAAGaccttccctcccctgccctctcccagcagaagcagctcccagccctgtgctacAAGAGCCCCTCTCAGCTGAGACCTACAGCCAGGAAAGAGCTGCTcttgaagcagcaggagcaggatctTGCCACTCACCTGAttcctgaggagaaggaggtgagAGAAGTGGATGAGAGAGCAGAGACTGGGGCTGCCTTTTATAGCAGTCCTGCCCTgcctcaggcccagaggcacctTTGTGGAAGTCATAATTTTCTGACCAGCTCATGTCAAATGTGCACCATCCCAGCTAATGGTAGGGGCTGTGTCCTGCTTTCCTGCACTGCGGCCTCTATTTCCTGGCTTCTGCCGGCTGCGTTCCCATCTGGAGAGTTCTGTTGAGGGCCATGATGAGAGGCCCAAGAATTTCCAGGATATAACCACGTCACAGTAGGCCGAATGCTCGCATCATGCTCTGGTGGCATTCCAAGCAGGCACATGACACAAACCTGTGTCATTCCTGTGGTTTTCTTTGTGGCAAAATTCTCAGGGCATCACTCTCATTCTTCCTGTATACCTGCCCATCTCTCCctcacctctcggtgacatccCATGAGTTTTGACGTGCAGCCTCTTTGCCTGGCCTATTTTGCAAGTGGATTAGGGACATCAGGTATCCTTTGTGGTCTGCTTTCCCCTCTAATACATGTCCCTTTGGTCACCAGTCCCCGGCGCGTTTCTGCAGCTCATTCCTGCTCTTGGCCCGGGCTGGATTACCAGCTGTGCCCGGTGGAGCTTGGCTGGATGGATGGTGCCCAGCAAGGCGCTCtctccatccccttcctgccatgggcagagaagataaaataaaacgCCACAAACCAGAAACCAACTTGAAGCTTGGTAGAAGTCAGTTTGCTCAAGCAAAAGTGAAGCGCTTATGCATGCACaaattctctgggaaaaagaaaagaatttcatCTCTTCCTTCCCGCAGGAAGTAGAGGCTGGCCACTTCCCTGGGTGCAGGCCTTCCTCATGTGTCCTGGTTGCTCACAAAGGCAAACTTTGCAAGTAAGGCTGCAGGAATGGGCTCTGGGAGAAGAGTCCAGTGGCTCCTGCCATGTCTGCCTGAGTCATCTCCACCTGTGTGCAGAGGGGACTCAGTCCTGCCCAACACGGAACACATTTGTCACACTGCTGATGTCTGCCTGCAGGAAGATTTCATAGGCAATGGGTTGGGCTGGAAGGCAAGTTCAAGAGCATTTCTTTCCACTCCTCCTGCCCTCAACAGATGGGCACTGATGCCAGCCGCTATAGCGGCATGCTGAAAGCTGTGTCCAGCCTGCTCTTGCACACTTCCCACCTTGAGGCATCCAAAACCTTTCTGGGCAAGTTATTACAatgcctcagcaccctcagacAGGGCCTGAGGGTCTTTCCCAGCTCCAAGGGAAAGGGAACATGGAAAGCTGTAGTGCACGGATTGTAACGCTGGGATTCCTCCACCTTGTTTCTCGTCATGAATCCGCAagtgatgtcacagaaagaaaggaaatgagaagcCGAGGTTTGAAtgcaaaaacaattttattgagtcaaaagaagaaaaggaggagggtCACAGAGGCCACCAGGAGCAGCCACTATGACGCCCCAGTGATTTCGGACGTCCtggcctgcagaggaaaaaagtgcaAGAGGTCTCACTAGGCCGTCCATGAGTGGCGGTAACAGGAAAGGAAtggaacaggaaaaggagagcaagagaagaaggaaacaaTAGTGCAAAGCTCTAAATCCAATGTCTTAAATTTCTGACTTCATTCCAGCACCATGTTGTGAGGTCTTGGAGGTTGTGGCCCAAGGATGTTGGCGGCAGCGTCTTTAGCAAGGACGACAACATCTGCTGCCACCGTAGCAGTTGGTGATGCAGGAGATGTCAAAGCCCCCGGAGCTGATGGGCACTCCGTCAGAGCTGAGGATGCTGCCAACGGCAGCGGAGGTGGAGGATCCCACGGCGGTGttctgtgggaaggagctgaggatggggccgggcagggtcaccagcacagcaggcGGCTCAATGACGACATgggagctctggcactgcctgacacagcactcattgcagctgctggccagcgGGCAGGGGCCGCAGGACTGGCAGCAAGGgttgcagggctggcactgctggcacttcTCAGGGCAGGACATGTCTGGAGGCTGGCGCTGCACCTGGcgcagagggcagggagggagcagagcacacGCACAGCTGAGACACAGCCCGCAAGGCACCCCCAGCAAGACAAGGCCCCTGCTGCCCGTGGGGCTCCAGCCTGTGCAGCCCCAAACTGGGGATCCTTTGCCTGAGCCCAGCTCGCTCCTCCCAAGCTCAGCCAGGCCCAGCCTTGCTCCTGCCCAACCTGCATGAAAATCAGCCCCtcagcccagcctcagcctctgGCCAGAACACACGGCCTCCCCTCTGCCCACACCTCTGCCACCATGGCAGAACAGCCCCAGAAgaagaaggagcaggaacaagggCTGGAAAGctgagtgctgtgtcctggagaGGGTGGAGGAGAAAGGGACTTGCAACTCACCTGTTCCCCAAGGAGAAGGAGGTGACAGAAGTGGTTGAGAGAGCCACCAGTTAGGCTGCCTTTTATCCTGGCCCCACACTGCCTCAGGGCCCACATTCCCTGCTGAATAAGTGAGGAAATCCCTGTATGAGCCAAATGAAGGGAAAGATCTCAGGGAATGCTATGTCATGTGTTGCTGTTTCCCTCTACAATGACTTTGCAGTTCCTGGCTTCAGGAATCATTGCTGTTCCCTCCAAGACATCTCTTGGGAGTGCAGGCATGTGAGATTCCAGGTTTCCTGGGGCCAGGGAAGTGTCAGTGTGTTCAGAGGACATGAAGTCAGTGCAGAAGGGATCCTGAGGAGGCAGGTGATGTCAGCCTGGGGCATTCTGGTGGAGATTTATCATGCTGCCAGATTTTTGTAATTCCTGATGACTGGAAGGGCCTCATCTGCTGCCAGCCCTCCAGGCTTTTCCTCACCACCTAACGGCTCCACATTAGGATTTGTCATCTGAATCAAAACcctttgccctcctcctcctcctccttttcctgcacaAGCCTTGAGGCgcctgtggcactgcagcctgAGCATCTGTCCTGCTGTGTGCGCTCAGAATTTGCTGTGGACGGGAGCTCCCCATCATCTCCTCAGTCCCATCCCTTCCTGTGGCCTCTGCCCCATGTGCTCCCGTGCAATGCAGCGCGTGGGAGTGTGGCTGTGCCCCGGTGTGTGCGAGTGTCTGCACATCCCTGTGCTTGTGCTCTCGTGGGAACAGCCCCTGAGAGCCTGTGGCCTGCACAGGGATGGTTGTGCACAGGGCAGGGCACTTGTGTGCAGCCCCCGTGGCCGTGTGCCTGTGCCcgtgtgctgggctctgtgcgTCTGGGCTCATCTCTGTGCACACCTGGGCAGGCTGGCAATGTGCCAGTGCCCCTGTGTGTGCCCACAGCTGTGCCTGAGCTGGCCTCTCAGCCCACCCATTGCAAGCCCCGCAGGGactgccctgcccagcagtgccagccactcCCACACACTCAGCCCCAATTCCTGACCTGCAGGGGCCTGGAGAGGCCCACGGCACTCCCGTCTCACCGAGGACAATCCCCAACCCAGGCCATCCCTTTCATGCCATCTCCATGCAGCCTTGTGGCACGGAGCTATTTCCCAGGCTCCCTGCTCTTGCCTCGTGGAGAAGTTTTGAAATTCCAGGGTTCTGGTGGCTCTGTGGGCATGGGGGAGTCTCGTGGCCTTTGTCCTGAGCCAGGAGCTATGGGAAAATGATGATGTCAGAGAGAACGAGGCACGTGGAGACAAACTTTTGACGGtgtctgggaaaaaatggcagGGTTTCTCCTCTCCCACAACCAGAAGGTGAAGCAGTGGCAGCCTCCAACACAGTGGCAGGATAGTTTTGGTTCTGTTGTCCCACTGAGATGATCCCATGAAACACCTGAGCTCTGTCTGTGTGGTTGGAAGCTGAGCAGAAATCTAATGTGAGGGAGGTGTGTAAAGAGAGGGGGCTGTGGAGCATACCCAGGCACTGCTGTTTCCCATTGCCTCATGTGTGACCTTTGGACATCCTCTTCTCCTGGTGGAAGCTCTTTTGGGGAAGACAGGGTTTGTGACCTCCGATGGAAGTGGCAGAAAGTCAACTCCACTATGGAGTCTCCACGCTCGGCTGCCTCCACCTTTTGTCGTGAGCTGAGTGCAAGAGTTcccagagaaggaaggaggaagctGAGGGCCAGGATTGGATGCCAAAGTATTTTATTGATtctaaggaagaaaaggaggtaGATCCAAGAGGACACAGGAGCAGCCACTGGAGTGCAGTGGGGGTGTCCATTTGCCTTTGCGTgaagagggacagagggaggcAAACAGATCCCACTGGGCTGGCATTGGGTGGTgctgagaggaaaggaagggaagggaagagggtgGAAGAAAATAACAGTAAACCGAGGGCACAAATCCATTCCGCCAAAGATCCATCTTCAGTGCAACTCCACGTTGTGAGGTCGTGGAGGTTCTTGCCCAAGGATGTTGCCAGCAGCTTTAGCAGGGGGGGCAACATCTGCTGCCATAGCAGTTGGTGATGCAGGAGATGTCAAAGCCCCCAGAGCTGATGGGCACTCCGCCAGAGCTGAGGATGTTGCCAACGGCAGCAGAGGTGGAGGATCCCACGGCGGTGttctgtgggaaggagctgaggacggggccgggcagggtcaccagcacagcaggcGGCTCAATGACGACATgggagctctggcactgcctgacacagcactcattgcagctgctggccagcgggcaggggccacagggctggcagcaaggGTCACAGGGCTTGCAGCAGGACATGGCTCGGGGTCACAGGTGCACCTGgcacagagggcagggagggagcagaaagTGGGGGCACatgaggagcagcactgcaccCAAACACCCTGCAGCCAAGGCAGCTCTTGGCTCACATTGCACTGCCCAGCTCAAAGCCCAGGAGCCCCTCTCAGCCAGGCCCCAGCCTTTCTCTGTCTGCACAAGaccttccctcccctgccctctcccagcagaagcagctcccagccctttgCTACAAGAGCCCCTCTCAGCTGAGACCTAcagccagggaagagctgctcttgaagcagcaggagcaggagcaagATCCTGCCACTCACCTGAttcctgaggagaaggaggtgagAGAAGTGGATGAGAGAGCAGAGACTGGGGCT
This sequence is a window from Poecile atricapillus isolate bPoeAtr1 chromosome 27, bPoeAtr1.hap1, whole genome shotgun sequence. Protein-coding genes within it:
- the LOC131589082 gene encoding feather keratin Cos2-2-like, with amino-acid sequence MSCPEKCQQCQPCNPCCQSCGPCPLASSCNECCVRQCQSSHVVIEPPAVLVTLPGPILSSFPQNTAVGSSTSAAVGSILSSDGVPISSGGFDISCITNCYGGSRCCRPC